The genome window AAATAATGTTATCAAAGTGAACGTTAacacataaaatcaaataaaaatctaattgAAATCTGTTCCAGAGCagattatttgattatttagtGTGACCAGAGCTTCGTAATTTTTCGGGCTTAGCTGCTCCTTTTAAGTGCAGCAGATGTGAACAGCTGATCGccgaaatcaaaattatataaaagctTATTATAATCCGTTTCAGGAATTCCcctattaattatttcaaacatTTGCATGATGGTTGGTCGTAAGCCAATATGGCGTTATTCTGACATGCAGTTCATCAAACTTGGAATGTTTTTCcatactttatatataatatgtaagttttttttacgccaaattgcaatttatttacaacatTTGACAAAGCCCTATATGGAACATACATTAATTTTTCGTGACAATAGCATAGCAATATTTTCCGCCGATACTTTTTGCAACCGGCATCAAGCAGGGGAACATATCGCGAATATCGATATTCAATATAACGATAGCAATAACCACGCTCTCGACGACAatctctctttatttttcacaatttattttttggactggcttttggccaaattgattaaaggtgtgtgtgtgtgtgtgtgtatatgcatgtatgagCGTGcgatttattaaacaaaaagcaaaaactagATTACTGAATATCAAagtgcaatatttttttgccgCGCTACACgcatatgaaattgttgaataGACAAATGAAGATagcaaataatacaattttcatcAATTAGTGATTTCTTTCTTGGTGGCTGGCTcttaaatataagattaaCAAAAGCGAGCGCAACTCTGAAATTTGCCAGCAAATCGCTAGAAACAGCGACAATCGACAAACGACGACgagaaaataacaacaacaattgtgacAGCAGAGCAGCGAAAAGACCCGCAGCAGAGcatcaacagaaacaacaacaaaacctcattgaactgaactgaatgATGAGAATAGTGATGAAACATTTGGGCAATTTAAAAGTgttaaatcgaaaataaaacgtgaaatacaaacataaacataaacagcATAAATCATATATCTTTTTGCTGGTTGCTCCGGTTGCACGCTTGTGTTAAATATCGATTTTATACCCTGCGCGCCTCTCGCTCACAGCatgaatgtgtatgtgtttgtgtaaaGAAGAATCCAAAAAAGCAATAATTGTGatatcgataacgataacgacgacgacaactaCCGATAGCCGCTACCGCAGCggaaaacaaatacaaacaaaacatttttgagcgcgttatcaaaaaaataaaagcacaaGAGCAATAACAACTTGGTATATTAGTCTGACAGCCGGCTCGTTTTTGGTTTCTGCGCGAGTGTGAGggagctttttgtttttgtttttggttttcttttttgttgttgttgttttttatttttgcttagcCCAACATCAAGCGTAACAACAATAGTGAAAAAGAACTACAACGTTGACAAACGACAACGCAGCAGCcgcaaatataacaatataacaaatataacaaaaatattaagggAAATCTGGTAAGAAGAGAACTTCTTACCAATGATTTCGTTGCTGCAAATGAAATTCcatgcgctgctgctgctgctgtcaaagGTCTGGACATGTATTTGTTTCATGTTCAATCGCCAAGTGCGCGCTGTAAGTacatcaaataaataagaacaacaaacacaccaattacaaattacaacaaatgtataagaaacacacttgttttattttttttttatatttatatttctattttctctTCATTTAATTGTACTTGTCGTGTGTTATCACAGAACACCGATTGAATAACATAAACGGCACCCACTGGTCAAGGCTGCGATAAGCAATTGCAAAACCCTACCACCCCACCCCCGCCTATTAACCCATACCCCGTTGATCTGTCGATCCCTTTTCATGTTCAATCAAATCCTTtatcaaattgacatttttctTGTGTCAATTGGTTGACGATGCGGCGAAAGCTGCAAATGAGCGTCCTCCTATTAtcatgtttcttttttctctgttcttttttgtttagcactctacatacacatatgtatgtactactACATGTAGTTTGCTTGACGTTCCCCTCTCTGCCCATTttcgtacatatttatatattgtgcATTAGCAGCATGACGCTGCACTGAAGAGAGAGATTCACATGTTGTGCTTGGTTCACACTGTGAAACTATGGctcaaaatgaattgaaattttgtcACAGAGGCATTCGCATATCAAAAGTGCtagaaatacaataaaatggcaaaaagaaataaaataataataataataaagaaatgtaATAATTCAAAATCTATGATTCAGTGTCACAGGAAAAGAGAGTTAATTTGAGAAAgttaagaaattgaaatagcTCTTCAAGCAATTTGTGACGCAATGTGAACCTAGCATCACACTGTCTTACTTTGGTAAAACTCTATTAGTCTGGGCCAactacaaatcaaaaaaaaaatagagggCAATTTAGTATGAATTTAGCCGAAAAAAAAGGTTTGGGGActaaactagtttttttttttttaatgtttaaagtttccatacaaaattaaaaaaaaaaatgtttgtctaCGGTCCTCTATTTACACTCCTTAACACCTCTAGAATTAAGTTTATAGAGGTGTTTGAGAAGCTACTTGTGGCCGTGTGACCAAaatagtgttggtaaacgagCTGTAAAGTGACAAGttgcacaaagcaacaacaaaaataggcaattttgtatggaaactttaaagattaaaaaaaaataacttgtccccaatctattttttttggctaaattCTTGATAAATCGGTCTctgtttgggtttttttttttttatttttgacttggAGTTGGCCCAGACTAATAGACTTTTACTTTTCAGCTGtgctaaaataaaacgaaattacAATCGTTGAATACATGTATGTGATACAAGATTtgaatgtataaaattaactCTCTTAGTTTATCCAGTATCAGCCGGTTAAATATGAACTCTTCCCGCTGTCACCTGTATCGCGACACCGGCTCAGTTTGGTGCAGCGAAAAACATTGGTATTGGACTTGGATGAGACACTAATACACTCACATCACAATGCGATGCCCAGGAATACGGTGAAGCCAGGGACGCCGCATGATTTCACCGTTAAGGTGACCATCGATAGGCATCCAGTGCGATTTTTTGTACACAAGCGGCCGCATGTCGATTACTTTTTGGATGTGGTGAGTACAAtgctaacttaaaaaacacttGAAACGAAATCTCAAAACATGGTAAAAATCATTACTCAAATcacgaaaaaatgtcaaacaaTGTCgttaattcaacaaaaaaccGCGGTGTAGGGGCTTTGACTCATCAAACTTGACTCAATCAGTTTGAtatccaaaaaaagaaatgttcaattatttattaaacatttaaatacatttttactttgtcattaatgtatattataatattgaataagcgattattatttatttaaatctatatgatataaatagcttgttgatttttatcaaaCTTGACTCAATCAGTTTGAtatccaaaaaaagaaatgttcaattatttattaaacatttaaatacatttttactttgtcattaatgtatattataatattgaataagcgattattatttatttaaatctatatgatataaatagCTTGTTGGTTTttatcaaacaaaataatgataaataataaaataatataatgataaattatcaatttatattgaaaaaatcaaaacgcatctATCGTATATCTAACATGTGTATTTTCAATCATCCAGATATGTTTTTtaggtttaatttttttaaactcaactctaatttgattaatttaattataatatttacccTTGAAGACGAGGATTAGTAGataaatatagtacatattACCATAtcgatttaattgattttttttaaataaaatgttatgtacattaatatatttttttaatatatttaaatcaggTATCGCAGTGGTATGATCTGGTTGTGTTTACTGCCAGCATGGAGATCTATGGGGCTGCGGTTGCCGATAAATTGGACAATGGCCGCAATATACTGCGGCGTCGATACTATAGACAGCATTGCACGCCCGATTATGGCTCTTATACCAAAGATTTGTCAGCTATCTGCAGTGATTTGAATAGGGTAAGTGACCATTACATAGTTAATAGTAATTTTCtcaattgatattttgaatttgattttgattcttTTAGATATTTATCATTGACAATTCGCCTGGAGCATATCGGTGTTTTCCAAATAATGCAATACCCATTAAAAGCTGGTTCTCCGATCCAATGGATACGGCACTATTATCATTGCTTCCCATGCTCGATGCCCTGAGATTCACCAACGATGTGCGTTCGGTGTTATCGCGAAATCTTCACCTGCATCGCCTTTGGTAGCAGGTGTGCCGCCACCAAGCGTAGCTAATGCAATAAATtacacaactacaacaatttttttttgttccatcagttacaaattacaacaacaacaaaaaacaacattaaaagGTGGTGCTGTGACACATAAacgaattttatgttttataatagacaaaagtgacttttctataatatgtattacatttcaattaatgCAACATTTTCTAACTACTATAAGCAATGTtctatcatttatttatatatatttctatatatatatattatcgattatattttttttttctggctagaaatttaaaaaattgtttgcgttatttttgtactataaataataaaaagagagGAGTAACTACAGTATGTTCATCAggcaaatgatttaaaaattatgttgagaaattatacactcacacacacacacttatatatCAACATTTATGCTAAGACAACTacaacacatatacatatacacacacatatatatatacattatatatatatatatttatgttaggCATAGTTTGTTGTAattacattataattattattattattaaaaaaaaagaaacaaaaaaaaagcgagcgagacaaaattgtttaatacgtatacataaaacaaaaacaaacatatacttttacaattaatttatatgcaaaaataaatgcatattatatacacacacagacacatacactttaatatatacaatttaataaacttttgtaTAGTTTTTTGTACAAATCAGGCAAAAGATAACTTTCAAACCTCTCTATAGTTTTGTCAatagaaatatgaaaattaaaaatttaaacaaaaagaaaagtaaacaaatggcaaatgcaacCAAACAAACTAAATTTCAATGGactaagtatatgtatatgtttataaaaGGAAAGGATTATGTTAACTCTTAAGATATATAGATATGCCTGCATACAGGCGTTGACATTGAAGGCGtactatatttgtatttaaacttaaataagaCGATGAGAACTATTAAAGcattaaacaaaactaaactcaTAAAACATACGTATATTTTAAGGGTCAGCCAAGtagacaagaacaacaaattatacggctgagccacacacacagatacacaatacactcacacactcaatTGCTTTGGTTTTATGGATTCCCCAGATATATCGATGCACttgggaaaaaaaagaaaaagcgcCAAATCACtaattatacattaaaatgATGATGAACATAACTAAACAATCTTAGCacgttttattaaaaaaacatgaaaaaaaaaccttagaGTCAACTGTTTGCAATACATTATAATCCATTCATTGGctgacttaaatttttaagaaaagtatAGAAAGAGACGAATCGCTTCCATAGTTATTTATTGCAACTGTTTCAAAATGCTTACCAACACAgaacaaaagcaaatcaacATCCCCAAGCTTGCGCCAATtgatttgtgtttattttgtattgaattgtaaatgtacgaaaaattaattatttgtttatttattaaatatgtatgcgatgttgttaattttaagtagTTTGTAgcttaaaagaaatttgttaaaaaaaaaaaaaacaaaaaataaaatcataaatgaaTTACAAACGAAAAGGGaacacaaaaatatcaagctcactccttttttatttttaaatagcgCGCCGTTCTAAACAATGTCCGGATTCGATTAAACTTCACAGTAAAAACACAtgacaagttggcagcactaaaACAATACTTGAAAGACACTGTGCCAACTTGGCTATTTTTTGTCTGTCATCCCCATGCTTCGATATTTTGCTAATTGTTATTAATGTAACCAAATATATCGCTTGTGTCCGAAAAGTAACTACGCAAAATTGGTACATTAGATTCCTACAATACTGATATCGATGAGAATTTTGTCgaataattgatttttcttataaataaatgaaaaaaattaatgttaaaaaactTGGCTAGTGCTTTAGCCATTTTGCATCGCAATTTCCAGCTATTTTTcttctaaaaagttggcagcactggctaCAACTCTGtagcacaacacacacacacacacataaatttaCGCAACGTCCGTCTGTAATACATCAGGTGAAATTCAAGTTAAATTCCTgagatttattaaatatttcaatgagAAACTCGTTGTTCTTTGCAGACATTAAGCAGCgtgtgagcgagagagagagtgtgtgaggAAAAACTGTTTGTACACATGGCAACCGCAGTAGCAAAAGTTGGAAAATCAGTTCACCGCATTTTTGTGGGCAATTTACCGTGGACGGTGGGTCATCAGGAATTGCGTggttattttaaagaatttggACGTGTGATCAACGCCAACGTCATATTTGATAAGAAAACCGGGTGCTCCAAGGGTTACGGCTTTGTGAGTTTCAATAGCTTGCAGGCGCTGGAGAAAATTGAGAACGAGCAGAAGCATGTGCTGGAGGGAAATTATCTAAACATACATAAGTCATAAAttcaagagcaacaacaacaacaacagcaacacacacatatacacacaaagCAGACAAgtaacagagagagagagagggagcgagaGAGTGAAAACTATCTCTTGGATTATAATTAAGTTTCTTTTAGTTATTGCAATCGCATTTAAGTATGTCGGATAGTGATTTGGATTTGGACGATGATGAGGAACAGGATGAGGATCAGGAGCAATTTCAACTTGCCACCGCGCATGTGATGACCAAAGCGAATGTTTATGATGCTGCAGATTTGCTGCAACTCTATGGCTTCTACAAACAGGCAACAGAGGGCGCTTGCCGCACGCCACGCCCCAATGTGCTGCAAATGAAGGCGCGCAGCAAGTGGAATGCGTGGCATGAGCTGGGCGAGATGTCACAAGCGGATGCACAGCGTGCCTATGTTGATAAACTCAACAAACTCGATCCTCAATGGTTGGACAAGAAGAGAAGTGGAGCAGGTGGAGCAGGAGACGGTGGCAGATTGCGAGGTTGGGTGGTGCATTCAATTGAATCGGTGCCCGTGGAGGAGCAATCAACGCCGGAGCACCTAAAGACCATATTCGATCATGTCAAGGAGAACAATTTACAGCGTCTGCGTGAACAACTAAAACCCAGCGATCTAACGCCTCTGGATGAACAGGGCATGGCCTTGTTGCATTGGGCAACCGATCGCAATGCCATCGAGATAATAGAGTATCTGATCAAGTGCGGGGCGAATGTGAATCAGTTGGATGCGGAGCAACAGACACCATTGCATTATGCAGCAAGTTGTGGACACGTTGAGGCATTGCGGTATCTGTTGCAACTGAAGGCGGATGTGCAACTGCGCGATGCCGATGGACAGACGTGCCTCGATGTCGCCGATGATGAGCAGATTTGTGCCATGCTGCAAGCCGAGCTGCAGTTGCGCAACATTACAACATAAGAtacaattacataaataacTAGTATCctttctctttgttttttcaaattatatattttgtgaaaTTAAACGTAatcgtagttgttgtttaaaagataatgtgtgtgtgttgaggtTTACTTCCACAGCTTCTTGATGGACATGTTCTTCTCCGAGTCCTTTTGCATCACCTTGGCCACGGCCATCTCGAAATCCTCCTGGGTAACGTGGACACGACGCTCACGCAGCGCATACATGCCCGCCTCGGTGCACACACCCTTCACCTCGGCACCGGATGCACCTGGCATCAGTTCGGCAATCTTGCGCAGATTAATGCCACGCGTTAGATTCATTTTACGTGAATGAATCTTAAGAATATCCAGACGTGCCTCCTCGTTTGGTGGCGGGAATTCAATTTTACGATCAATGCGACCGGGACGTAACAAGGCTGGATCCAGTATATCAATGCGATTGGTGGCCATGATGACTTTAATGTTTTTGGTCGCCTCAAAGCCGTCCAGCTGATTGAGCAGCTCCAACATGGTACGCTGCACCTCAGAGTCGCCACCGGAGCCGGATTCAATACGTGACGAGCCAATGGAATCGATCTCATCCATAAATATAATCGATGGTGCATGCTCGCGTGCCATCACAAACAATTCACGGACCATACGTGATCCCTCGCCAATGAACTTTTGCACCAGCTCAGAGCCCGAGACACGGATGAAGGTGCACTCGGTGTGATGGGCAACAGCACGAGCTAACAATGTTTTACCCGTACCGGGTGGTCCATAGAGCAGTACACCCTTTGGCTGGGCAATGCCCAAAGCATCGAAGAGTTCGGGATGCTTGACTGGCAGTTCAATGACCTCTTTGATTTCCTTGATCTGTTTATCCAAGCCGCCAACCATTTCATAGGTCGAATCGGGCACCTTCTCCACCATCATCAGCGACACCAATGGATCCACCTTATTGGGCAGGATCTTGTGCAATGTGTAGCTCTCATTGCGCAATGCAACACGACAATTCGGGGTCACATCATTGATGTCAATGTTCTTATCCAGGTCGACAACAAATTTACCCTCGGGATGCACCTTGACCAGCACCTTCTTCTTGTCCATCGGCTTGACAACCTCGCCCACATAGCTGCCCTGCTcctgcaacaattgcagctcCTCCCTCAGCATACGCACTGCAAATGGAACAGGGAAtgagaaaatatatatgaaaaattatatgcatatttaataggACATTATAACTTTGTCTTCGA of Drosophila innubila isolate TH190305 chromosome X, UK_Dinn_1.0, whole genome shotgun sequence contains these proteins:
- the LOC117793539 gene encoding CTD nuclear envelope phosphatase 1 homolog isoform X1 — protein: MISLLQMKFHALLLLLSKVWTCICFMFNRQVRAFIQYQPVKYELFPLSPVSRHRLSLVQRKTLVLDLDETLIHSHHNAMPRNTVKPGTPHDFTVKVTIDRHPVRFFVHKRPHVDYFLDVVSQWYDLVVFTASMEIYGAAVADKLDNGRNILRRRYYRQHCTPDYGSYTKDLSAICSDLNRIFIIDNSPGAYRCFPNNAIPIKSWFSDPMDTALLSLLPMLDALRFTNDVRSVLSRNLHLHRLW
- the LOC117793539 gene encoding CTD nuclear envelope phosphatase 1 homolog isoform X2, translated to MISLLQMKFHALLLLLSKVWTCICFMFNRQVRAYQPVKYELFPLSPVSRHRLSLVQRKTLVLDLDETLIHSHHNAMPRNTVKPGTPHDFTVKVTIDRHPVRFFVHKRPHVDYFLDVVSQWYDLVVFTASMEIYGAAVADKLDNGRNILRRRYYRQHCTPDYGSYTKDLSAICSDLNRIFIIDNSPGAYRCFPNNAIPIKSWFSDPMDTALLSLLPMLDALRFTNDVRSVLSRNLHLHRLW
- the LOC117788441 gene encoding SRA stem-loop-interacting RNA-binding protein, mitochondrial, yielding MTTRERVCEEKLFVHMATAVAKVGKSVHRIFVGNLPWTVGHQELRGYFKEFGRVINANVIFDKKTGCSKGYGFVSFNSLQALEKIENEQKHVLEGNYLNIHKS
- the LOC117781608 gene encoding acyl-CoA-binding domain-containing protein 6 is translated as MSDSDLDLDDDEEQDEDQEQFQLATAHVMTKANVYDAADLLQLYGFYKQATEGACRTPRPNVLQMKARSKWNAWHELGEMSQADAQRAYVDKLNKLDPQWLDKKRSGAGGAGDGGRLRGWVVHSIESVPVEEQSTPEHLKTIFDHVKENNLQRLREQLKPSDLTPLDEQGMALLHWATDRNAIEIIEYLIKCGANVNQLDAEQQTPLHYAASCGHVEALRYLLQLKADVQLRDADGQTCLDVADDEQICAMLQAELQLRNITT
- the LOC117781600 gene encoding 26S proteasome regulatory subunit 8 — encoded protein: MTLTNRMDTESAYHKGEGFRSYYIQKIEELQLIVAEKSQNLRRLQAQRNELNAKVRMLREELQLLQEQGSYVGEVVKPMDKKKVLVKVHPEGKFVVDLDKNIDINDVTPNCRVALRNESYTLHKILPNKVDPLVSLMMVEKVPDSTYEMVGGLDKQIKEIKEVIELPVKHPELFDALGIAQPKGVLLYGPPGTGKTLLARAVAHHTECTFIRVSGSELVQKFIGEGSRMVRELFVMAREHAPSIIFMDEIDSIGSSRIESGSGGDSEVQRTMLELLNQLDGFEATKNIKVIMATNRIDILDPALLRPGRIDRKIEFPPPNEEARLDILKIHSRKMNLTRGINLRKIAELMPGASGAEVKGVCTEAGMYALRERRVHVTQEDFEMAVAKVMQKDSEKNMSIKKLWK